The following nucleotide sequence is from uncultured Draconibacterium sp..
TTAAGTCTTCCTGATCTTTTTTACCAAAAATACTGGCGAAATTAAAACCATGTTTTTCGATGTCGAGCACTTCCTTATATTCAGGTTCGTTCAGCATAGCCAGAAGTTCGGGTTCTGGATTTGGAAAAGTGCTGTATTTTAGGTATTCATATTTTTGGTCGCGATACGTTTTATAAAAAAACTTACCTACAATTGGCAGGGCCATATATGCTCCCTGACCATAGGTTGTCGTTCTGAAATGAACACGCGGATCATCAGCGCCAACCCAACAACCGGTTACCAATTCGGGCGTGAGGCCAATAAACCAACCATCCGAGTTATTTTGAGTTGTTCCCGTTTTTCCGGCAAATTCGCCAGGTATTTTATAAATAGTACGAATACCATGCCCGGTTCCTCCATCAACAACTGCTTTCATCATATTTATTACCGCCCTGCAATTTTCAGGCGACACAACCGGTTCGGTAGGCAAGTTGTAATCGAAGGTTTTTAAAATATTTCCATTTTTGTCAGCAATTTGCAAAAGGTAATTTGCTTTTACCGGTTTTCCGTCGTTTACAACACCTGCAAAAGCTTCAACCATTTCTTTTAGCGATACAGATGCAACGCCAAGAGCCAATGACGGATAATCCGGAAGTTCAGCAGAAATACCCAAGTCTTCAGCAATATCAATTGTTTCATCAATTCCGGCTTCCAGTAATACTTCAACCGAAACTGTGTTTAATGATTTTGCCAGTGCACCTTTCATCGAGTAATAACCACCGTATTCGTTGTGCGAATTTCGGGGTGCCCAATCTTTGTATTCTTTGTAAACTTTGTGCTGATTTATAAAGTAAGTATCAGGTGAAATGCCTTCTTCCAACGCTGCCAAATATACAAACGGTTTAAAGGTAGAACCCGTTTGGCGAGGAGCAGTAACATGGTCGTATTTGAAAAAACGGTAGTCAATTCCGCCAACCCAGGCTTTAAGATGCGATGTATGCGGATCGATTGCAATAAAACCGGCGTTCAGCAATTTTAAATAATGTTTTAACGAATCAAGACGCGAAACTTCAACACTTTTTACACCGTCCCAGGTGAACAACGAAGCATGTGTTTTGGCTGAATATTTTTTTAGCTCTTCTGAATAGCTGGTTCCACTGGTATTTTTATTTTGTATCGCACTTTTTAATACTTCCGGATTTTCTTTAAAAATGTCCCGTGATTTCCAGTGATTATCAAATACCTGTTGCAGGTTATTCATGTATTCCTTTACCGATTGCTGTGCATAACGCTGAAGATTATAATCGATACTTGTTGTAATTTTTAAACCGTCGGTGTACAGGTTATAAGGTTCTCCGTCCGCTTTAACGTTTTCTTCGCACCATTCGAGTAATTCGGGCTTTAATTGTTCCAAAAAATAAGGCGCAGGTCCTTGATTATAAGATATTAATCGGTAATGAGTTCCCAAAGGTTTCTCTTTGTACTTTTCGGCGTCAGTTGCATTCAGGTAATTATTTTTAACCATTAAATCGATTACCACATTTCTACGCCCAATGGCACGATCGGGATGAGTACGCGGATTATAATAGTTGTTGGCTTTTAACATGCCAACTAAAACTGCTGCCTCGTGCACATCGAGAGCACGTGGCGGTTTTGAAAAGAATCGCTCGGCTGCTACTTCAATTCCAAAAGTATTTTCGGCAAACGGAACTGTATTTAAATACAAAGCAAGGATTTCTTGTTTGTTGTAAATTCGCTCTAAGCGATAAGCAATAATTGCTTCGCGAAGTTTGTTAACCGGCATAGAAAGTGGACCATAGTCAACACGAGGAAACAGGTTTTTTGCTATTTGCTGGCTAATTGTGCTTCCTCCGCCGGCAGCATCGTTACGCAGCAAAATAGATTTTACCAATACCCTGGCAAGAGCAATTTCGTCAATTCCACGATGTTCGTAAAAACGGGCATCCTCGGTGGCAATAAGTGCGTTTATTACGTTTGGCGAAATCTCATCAAAAGTGGCATAACTGCGGTTTTCAATGTAGTAACGGCCAAGAATTTTTCCATCGGAAGAATACACTTCTGATGCCAGTGGATTGTTAATTTGATGTAATTGCGTTTTTGAAGGTACCGGGCCCAAAACGCCCAGAAAAACCAGAATGAAAAACAAACATCCTAAAAGAAACAAAGCCGCACCGGCTTTAAGAATAAAACTCAGAAAAGGATGTTTTTTACCTGATTTTTTTGATTTGCCTTTTTTCCGGCTCACCGGCTTTTTTGTCCGGGAAGTTGTATTTGCTATCTTTTTTGCCACACGACAAAAGTATTATTTAAAACAATGTCTATGGTAAACAAACTTAAATCAAATGAAATTATTATAAACGATGTATTGTTTATTTTATGTAGAATTAAACAATCATTTCTTTTACAAAATACCAGGTCATTAAGCCTGATGTGATAAGTTTAAGTAATGTTCCGGCCAAGAACCCCATAAACGAACCAAACCCGGATTTTAAGGCAGCTCCGGAATCTTTTCCTGCAGTAAGTTCTCCAATAACAGCACCAAGAAAAGGACCAATGATGATTCCAAACGGAGGAAAGAAAAACAAACCAATTACCAGACCAATAATACTGCCCCAAACACCACGTTTACTGCCTCCAAATTTTTTGGTTCCCCAAGCCGGTATTAGGTAATCGAGCGCATAAACTACAACTGTAATAATTGCCCAAATGATCAGGAATTTTGATGAAAACTGGTAACGCTCGGTAAAATGTAGTAACAGCAACCCGATATAACTTAATGGAGGGCCCGGTATAATGGGTAAAACACAACCTAAAATTCCGCTTATAATAAAAACTGAACCTAGAACGATTAATAAAATATCCATGTTTATTTCAAATTAAATAGGTCGTAAAAATACATTTCCTGTGTTATCAAGTTGAATCTTTTCGGCGAACAGGCTTTTATCATCGGCGTTTGCCAAACCAGGGAATGCTGGTGAAAAACATCAACACAACCGATAAAGCCATAACAAATGTGCTAAGAAGTAGGAGGTTATTGCGTTCTAACAGGTAAATAGAATGTTCGCGAATTTGTTGCCAGTAAGTAACAGTTAGTAATACCATTGCATTATTTATGGAGTGCCCGATAATAGCTACCAGAATGTTTTTGGTACGCAACATTAGCCAGCCAAGCAGCAGCCCCAACAGAAATGTTGCCGGCATTTGCCATGGGTTTAAATGAAACAACGAAAACAATAGTGCTGACATAAAAACGGCCACAAACCCATTGTAATTCTTTCTGAAACCGTTGAATATTAAGCCCCTGAAAATAAGTTCTTCAACAACAGGTGCAACTACTGCCACTTTCAGAAAAGCTCCCATAAAACCATAATCACCTTCAAAAATACGATCGAAAAGCTCCCAAAACCAGGGTGGAGCAGGCAACATTTTTTCTACCCAGATATTTACATCTTCCAAAATATTATGAGCTCCCCAAAGAAAGGTAACTGCCGGAATAAAGATTAAAGGATTAAAAAGTTTAAAAGGGAAAATCTCCAGAATAGGTGCTTTGGCTTTTCGAATTCCGTACAAGAGAATAAAAACTACCGAGCCAACACCAAGTGCAATCTTTTTAATAGGGTTGTACAGGTATTCCGTGCCTTTATAATAGTCGATAACAGCCAGCGGAAAATCAACCACGGTTTGAATAAAAATGTAAAGAATAACAAGGTGAATGCCCTGTAAAATGGTGGGATAATATTTATTACGGTACTCTTCCATACGGCTAATAAATATAGTATAATCCACAAAATTAATGTTCCCCTTTCCGAAAATTTACGAACGATTTCGGATGGGAAGTAGTTTTTTGCCTGTTTTAAAGGTAAAATACCGTTGCGCCATGTAGCTGTAAACGATTACCAGCATTGTTGTTATAACTTTTGAAAGCGTGGCATATAAACCACAATACTCAACAAAAAACTTCAGAAAAACATAGTTCAAAAATATTGAGCCGGAAACGGTAAGCAGATAACGAAACAGTTGAATTCGTCCTTTAATAACTGATGAAGAAAATGTTACATATTTTGCCAGGAAGAAACCAGTTGTAAAGGTAATTGGGAAAACCATCAGAAAAGCTGCTATGTGAGGACTGATGGCTACAAATCCCAAATCAACAATCTGCATTTTTAATATAAACCGGTAGAAAATAAAATACAACGTGATATCGAGAGTAGTGTTTGAACCGCCTGTTGCAGCATATCGAAATATTTCGCGCGGAAGAAAATGCAGAAACGGGAAATAAAACCAGTCAATAAAATTCCTGATTGTGTTACCTGTTTTCTCTAATATGTTCTGCATGTTTAATTTTTCAAAATCGAGGTGCAAAGAAAAGAAAATAGTTCGACTCTCGCTAATACAAAGTTATACACCCGTATTAGAACTGAATTAAAGATATGTTTTAGAGCTTGTTATATGAGAATCAGATTTTCAAAAAAAAACAGAAAATCAGGGTAGGGTAATAGCTTTTTAATGCGGTATGAAATTATAGAAACCCAAAAAATACTACAATGAAAAAACTTCTACCGAAATTCCTGATTCTGGGAATTATTGTTTGGCTTTGCCAGCCTTGTTTTGCAACACTGCAAGAATGGCAAACCGCAAATGCTCAAAGCATTACTGCTTATGAGGCAAGCTACCATCCCAACTACTTCGACATGAACAATCAATATCAACTTGATTCGATGGTTCAATTTAAGTATTTCGGAAATGACTCTTCTTATCAATACAAAATTTGTTACGAAAACCGCACCATGGGCAATCAAACCATTAAACAAGCTATTGAGTACCAATGGCAAAACAAATGGGTTGAAAAAGCGAAACAGGAATACACCTACAATGCGGGAGGTGAACTAATGAAAAGTTCAGCTTATTTGATGGATTCTGTATCGAATCAGTGGAAAGAAACCGCTCAACATTCTTACACCTACCAAAATGGGAAAAAGAATAGTAATATCATGCAACGAATGGATTCCACTTCTCATTCGTGGAAAAATGCGTACAAGTACGAGTATGCATACAACAGTAACGACTCTGTTACGCAGCAATTAATGTATTGCTGGAACGATACGGCCAGCGAGTGGCAAAATTGTTACAAGCACGAGTATTTTTATAATTATTTAAATTGTCAGGACTCGAGTTGCCAATACCAGTGGGACAGTGTGGCAAATGAATGGATCAGACAATACAAATATGAATACCGTTACAATACCGATAATCAACTTGCAAAACAATACCAATATTGTTACGACAGTGTGGATTGCGAGTGGGATTCCTGCGCCTGCAATTTATACGAATATGAAAATGAGTATTTGTATAAACACGAATATTGCACGTACGACAGTGTCGGCAATTTGTGGAATTATGAATGGAAACATGAGTATCTGTATTCCGCAGATGGACAAATTAAACAGTTACACCGATATAAACATTCAAGTTTAAAAAGCACGGCGTCAGACTGGGAGTTAGATACCAAAGACTTCTATTTTTATGCAGGAGAAGTTACCGGAATCGCCATTTCTGAAAATATTTTAGAACAGGAAATCCGTATTTATCCCAATCCGGCTACTGAGCAATTAACGCTTGAATTGGGTGATGCTGAAAACTGCCGTCTGCAGATAGTTGATGTTTCAGGGAAAGTGCTTAAACAGATTTTGCTTCAATCCAACAAAACTGTAATTCCATTAACACAATTTGAGCCCGGCGCTTATTTCTTTATTATTGATAATGGGAAAAACCGAACAACTAATAAGGTAGTTGTGCAATAACAATTTTGTTGCACAATAAGTATTTTCAAAAAAAATCCATTTCATAAAAATGCCGGGAATACCACCCGGCGTTTTTTTCCTCTGCAAGAACAAACCTACATGTCACGCGTGTTTCTTCTTAATTGTTTTTTCATTGATTGTTGTTTTTTCTTATCCAGGCGCTTTAATTTTGATGATACAGTGGGTTTTGTTTTTACACGTCGTTTCGGTGGAGTTAAAGCCTTTTCTATCAGTTCGATAAACTTGGCGATGGCATTTTGTTTATTTTTCAGCTGGCTGCGTTCGCTGCTTTCAAACAGTACTATTATTCCATCAGAATTGATTCGGTTTTTTAATTTGATGCCAAGCCTTTGTTTTTGTGTATCCGAAAAAATGGTGGAATCATTCAGGTTAAAACGCAGCTCTATTTTAGTGTTTACCTTGTTAACATTCTGCCCACCGGGGCCACCACTTCGGCTGGCCGAAAAAGTACAGGCGCTGATAAGTTCATCTTTTATTTGTTGTGGGAGCTGCATGATTAACCGTTTTTGCTGATGGTTCGAAGTTTGTCAGATTCAACAATTGTTATGTTTTTACCTTGTAAGGTTATAATCTTTTCCTTCTCAAACTCTTTTAAAAATTTAATGGCACTTTCTGCCGATATGGAAGCAAAATCAGCAATATCCTGGCGGGTTAAAAACTCGAAAATATTTTTCTTCAGAAACTCTTCCTGGCTAAGGTAAAGCAGTGCAGAAGCCAGTTTTCCACGCATTTGTTTGTAAGAGATATTCTTGATTATTTCAAACAAGTGTCTTTCGTTGCTATAGTTTTGTGAGGTAATTTTTAACGCAAATTCAGGATTTTCGAGTAAGATTTGTTTCAGGCTTTCTTTTTCAATCATACATATTTGCGTATTGCTAATGGCTTGTGCGGAATAAGTATGAACCGGCTCGCCAAACACCGATGAAAAGGCCAAAAATTCACCTTCCTGTGCTATGCTTATATTCATATTTTTTTCTACACCGGTTTGCAGATAAACTTTTACCAGCCCCTCCACAACATACATTACATACGGGGCAAACGCGCCCTGTTTAAATATGGTTTCGCCTTTTAGATACTGAACACGGGTTTTGTATGCATTCAGGTCATTTAAATTCCTTATGTTGTCTTTCAACTCCAATTCTGTCTTCTATATTTCCCCAAATTTACATAAGAATTACAATAATTCAAGCTAAAACTATCAAACGACAGGAAAGAAACTGTCAAAGTTCAGGTTTATTACCTGCACACTTCAATGGTGGTTTTTCTGTTCGTATTTTCCTGTAATCTATATTTGTAGTGTTGATTTTTCACAATGATATTGAGTTAATAAGGATTGATTAAGAGGAGAGATAAAACAGAGTTGCACTATTTTTTTTGAGCACTCTGTTTTTAAAACTAAAAAATGAAAAAAGTAGCCATACCGATAGCGAATAAAATTGTAAGCGAATATTTATGCATGTGTTCGCACATTGCTTTCTACAATATGGAAACAAAAAGTATTGATCTCGTTAAAAGCGAAAAAATCGATTTTAACAATTCAAACGAAGTTCGGTTTTGGATTAGAAATAATGGAATAACCGACGTTCTTCTTCATCGGATAAAAAAGGAATTGATAGAAACATTCACGTCAGAGCGTGTTAATCTTTTTGTAGGGGTGCCACAAGTTTCAGCCGAAGAAATTATAAGGGCATATCGTTGTGGAAAATTGGAATCGGATAAAAAAATTATAACAGAAATAACAAATTAAAAAATTATCAAATGAAACTTTTAAGAACAGGATTACCAGAAATAGAGTCAGCAGCAGAGTTAGAAAAAGTATTGGCAGAAAACGAGAATGTTATGGTTTGCTGCGGTAGGATGGGCCCCATGTGCTTTCCGGTTTATAACATTATGGAACGCCTGGAGAAAGAGCGCAGCAACGTAAAATTTATGGTTATGGCTTTTGATAATCCGGAGGCAGCACCAATACGCAACGCTCCTGAATGCAGTGGTTTTATGGGCCTGCCGTTTACCATGTATTACAAAAATGGCAAAGTGGCCAAAGCAACAACAAGTATCCAAACACACGAACAGGTTACATCTATTCTTGATGAACAGTTTGGAAATTAAAAATTGATTGAAGTATGGCAAAACAAGAAATAAAAGTTAGCTGGAAAGATAAAATGGCTTTTGAAGCCGAGGTTGACGGGCACAAAATAATGCTCGATGCAGCTGAAGCAGTTGGTGGTGAAGATCAGGGGCCGCGGCCCAAACCACTTATGCTTACTGCGTTGGCTGGCTGCACCGGAATGGATGTTATTTCTATTCTGAATAAAATGCGGGTTGAAGTGGAGGATTTTGATGTAACTGTTGAAGGAGATTTAACGGATGAACACCCGAAACAGTATTATAAAATGAATGTTATCTATACGTTTAAAGGCAAAGACCTTCCTTTGGAGAAACTAAAAAAAGCCGTTAGTTTGTCGGAAGAAAGATATTGTGGAGTAAGTGCGCTTTACAAAAAAGCGATTGAAGTTACTTCTGAAATTAAAATTATAGAATAAAGTTATGTCGACTACAGTTATTGTAATTCTTGTTGCCGTTGTTGCTCTTATCGGGTTAATTGCGGTTAACTATTTCCGAATGAAAAATGCCAAACCGGTAGCCAACAGTAAACGAATTAAGGTTTTAAATGCCAAAAATTTTAAAGCTGCCACCAAACGTGGCGTTGTTTTGCTCGATTTTTGGGCTCCCTGGTGCGGACCATGTAAAATTATTGCACCAACATTAAACGAAATTGCCGACAGCCAGACTGATTTTATGGTTGCTAAAGTTAATGTAGACCATAACCAGCAGCTGGCACAAAAATTTAAGGTACGTAACATACCAACCATGTTAATTTTAAAAGATGGCAAAGAAGCCGGACGGATTGTTGGAGTAAAAACAAAACGTACCATATTAAAACAGGTTGACGCAGTATTGGCCGGATAACCGGAAAAATAAAAAACCACATTATACAGAAAGTCGCTTGCCCTTAATTGGTAAGTGACTTTTGCTTTTTAAGTGGCTTTCCTACAATTGTTTCATAAAAGCTGATATATAGTAGGCAATTATGCAGCTAACTTCAAACCATTTAATAGCCGCATTTAGGAATTATTTTTAATGAAACTTGTACCGAATAGGTTACTTTTGAAATGTAAAACACAAAACAAATCAAGATAAAGTCGCTTTCAAGACGAATTTACAAGCCTGATATTTTCAGGCTTTTTTTATGCCTGTTTGTTGACTTAAAAATAAACCCGATTTATTTAGCACATTTTTGTTATAACTAATATTGAAGTGCTTGCCGCATGAAAAAGATATTTATATTGCAGCCCCTAATCAAACCAATAAAACTTCAGTTAAAAGCGAAAAAAAACCTTGTAATTAGTATTTTAGAAAAATGAATGCAGGTAAAATAGTTATTGGTAGCGAAGAGTGGTGCGGTTTGCCACAATTGAATATTCCCGGAGTTAAAGCGAGGATCGATTCCGGAGCAAAAACATCAGCATTGCATGCTGTAAATATCAATCAATTTAAAAAGAACGGTCAACCGTGGATTAGTTTTGATGTACATCCGCTGCAAAAGGATGGAAAAACAACCATTCATTGCGAGGCTCCCTTGCTCGACAAACGAAAGGTAAAAAGCTCGAGTGGCAACAGCGAAGTTCGCTTTGTTATAAAAACTGTGCTGTCCATCGCAGGCGAAGCATGGGAAATTGAGGTTACACTAACTAACCGCGATTCGATGGGCTACCGCATGTTGCTGGGAAGGCAGGCAATGTCGGGTAAAATACTTGTTGATCCGGAAGAATCGTTCCACCTTGGCGACCTTTCGAAAGAA
It contains:
- the trxA gene encoding thioredoxin, which produces MSTTVIVILVAVVALIGLIAVNYFRMKNAKPVANSKRIKVLNAKNFKAATKRGVVLLDFWAPWCGPCKIIAPTLNEIADSQTDFMVAKVNVDHNQQLAQKFKVRNIPTMLILKDGKEAGRIVGVKTKRTILKQVDAVLAG
- a CDS encoding GtrA family protein yields the protein MQNILEKTGNTIRNFIDWFYFPFLHFLPREIFRYAATGGSNTTLDITLYFIFYRFILKMQIVDLGFVAISPHIAAFLMVFPITFTTGFFLAKYVTFSSSVIKGRIQLFRYLLTVSGSIFLNYVFLKFFVEYCGLYATLSKVITTMLVIVYSYMAQRYFTFKTGKKLLPIRNRS
- a CDS encoding DUF456 domain-containing protein, which encodes MDILLIVLGSVFIISGILGCVLPIIPGPPLSYIGLLLLHFTERYQFSSKFLIIWAIITVVVYALDYLIPAWGTKKFGGSKRGVWGSIIGLVIGLFFFPPFGIIIGPFLGAVIGELTAGKDSGAALKSGFGSFMGFLAGTLLKLITSGLMTWYFVKEMIV
- the arfB gene encoding alternative ribosome rescue aminoacyl-tRNA hydrolase ArfB; protein product: MQLPQQIKDELISACTFSASRSGGPGGQNVNKVNTKIELRFNLNDSTIFSDTQKQRLGIKLKNRINSDGIIVLFESSERSQLKNKQNAIAKFIELIEKALTPPKRRVKTKPTVSSKLKRLDKKKQQSMKKQLRRNTRDM
- a CDS encoding Crp/Fnr family transcriptional regulator, with product MKDNIRNLNDLNAYKTRVQYLKGETIFKQGAFAPYVMYVVEGLVKVYLQTGVEKNMNISIAQEGEFLAFSSVFGEPVHTYSAQAISNTQICMIEKESLKQILLENPEFALKITSQNYSNERHLFEIIKNISYKQMRGKLASALLYLSQEEFLKKNIFEFLTRQDIADFASISAESAIKFLKEFEKEKIITLQGKNITIVESDKLRTISKNG
- a CDS encoding T9SS type A sorting domain-containing protein gives rise to the protein MKKLLPKFLILGIIVWLCQPCFATLQEWQTANAQSITAYEASYHPNYFDMNNQYQLDSMVQFKYFGNDSSYQYKICYENRTMGNQTIKQAIEYQWQNKWVEKAKQEYTYNAGGELMKSSAYLMDSVSNQWKETAQHSYTYQNGKKNSNIMQRMDSTSHSWKNAYKYEYAYNSNDSVTQQLMYCWNDTASEWQNCYKHEYFYNYLNCQDSSCQYQWDSVANEWIRQYKYEYRYNTDNQLAKQYQYCYDSVDCEWDSCACNLYEYENEYLYKHEYCTYDSVGNLWNYEWKHEYLYSADGQIKQLHRYKHSSLKSTASDWELDTKDFYFYAGEVTGIAISENILEQEIRIYPNPATEQLTLELGDAENCRLQIVDVSGKVLKQILLQSNKTVIPLTQFEPGAYFFIIDNGKNRTTNKVVVQ
- a CDS encoding thioredoxin family protein; this encodes MKLLRTGLPEIESAAELEKVLAENENVMVCCGRMGPMCFPVYNIMERLEKERSNVKFMVMAFDNPEAAPIRNAPECSGFMGLPFTMYYKNGKVAKATTSIQTHEQVTSILDEQFGN
- a CDS encoding CPBP family intramembrane glutamic endopeptidase, which encodes MDYTIFISRMEEYRNKYYPTILQGIHLVILYIFIQTVVDFPLAVIDYYKGTEYLYNPIKKIALGVGSVVFILLYGIRKAKAPILEIFPFKLFNPLIFIPAVTFLWGAHNILEDVNIWVEKMLPAPPWFWELFDRIFEGDYGFMGAFLKVAVVAPVVEELIFRGLIFNGFRKNYNGFVAVFMSALLFSLFHLNPWQMPATFLLGLLLGWLMLRTKNILVAIIGHSINNAMVLLTVTYWQQIREHSIYLLERNNLLLLSTFVMALSVVLMFFTSIPWFGKRR
- a CDS encoding transglycosylase domain-containing protein, translating into MAKKIANTTSRTKKPVSRKKGKSKKSGKKHPFLSFILKAGAALFLLGCLFFILVFLGVLGPVPSKTQLHQINNPLASEVYSSDGKILGRYYIENRSYATFDEISPNVINALIATEDARFYEHRGIDEIALARVLVKSILLRNDAAGGGSTISQQIAKNLFPRVDYGPLSMPVNKLREAIIAYRLERIYNKQEILALYLNTVPFAENTFGIEVAAERFFSKPPRALDVHEAAVLVGMLKANNYYNPRTHPDRAIGRRNVVIDLMVKNNYLNATDAEKYKEKPLGTHYRLISYNQGPAPYFLEQLKPELLEWCEENVKADGEPYNLYTDGLKITTSIDYNLQRYAQQSVKEYMNNLQQVFDNHWKSRDIFKENPEVLKSAIQNKNTSGTSYSEELKKYSAKTHASLFTWDGVKSVEVSRLDSLKHYLKLLNAGFIAIDPHTSHLKAWVGGIDYRFFKYDHVTAPRQTGSTFKPFVYLAALEEGISPDTYFINQHKVYKEYKDWAPRNSHNEYGGYYSMKGALAKSLNTVSVEVLLEAGIDETIDIAEDLGISAELPDYPSLALGVASVSLKEMVEAFAGVVNDGKPVKANYLLQIADKNGNILKTFDYNLPTEPVVSPENCRAVINMMKAVVDGGTGHGIRTIYKIPGEFAGKTGTTQNNSDGWFIGLTPELVTGCWVGADDPRVHFRTTTYGQGAYMALPIVGKFFYKTYRDQKYEYLKYSTFPNPEPELLAMLNEPEYKEVLDIEKHGFNFASIFGKKDQEDLKDRPDVKVEDKEKGQLWKKIKSIFKKKDK
- a CDS encoding OsmC family protein; amino-acid sequence: MAKQEIKVSWKDKMAFEAEVDGHKIMLDAAEAVGGEDQGPRPKPLMLTALAGCTGMDVISILNKMRVEVEDFDVTVEGDLTDEHPKQYYKMNVIYTFKGKDLPLEKLKKAVSLSEERYCGVSALYKKAIEVTSEIKIIE